From the Bacillota bacterium genome, one window contains:
- a CDS encoding YqzL family protein, which yields MFTADFFWRIFEVTGSIRAYLIYRRLRTQ from the coding sequence ATGTTTACAGCAGATTTTTTCTGGAGAATCTTCGAGGTGACCGGATCGATAAGGGCATATCTCATATACCGGCGTCTCAGAACGCAGTAG
- the pheS gene encoding phenylalanine--tRNA ligase subunit alpha, with translation MQQKVAEIKDRMIRDIEAAGSASHLEEVRRSYLGKKGIITQLLRGLGQIDPGERPLVGRLVNELKDLCEAELAKREQEIKSREAQEALKKETLDISMPGRRVWVGRKHPLTRGFDELARIFSRMGFEVVKGPEVELDYYNFEALNTPPDHPSRDIQDTFYVSPKVVLRTHTSPVQIRTMESRKPPIRVIVPGRAYRADATDASHSPVFHQLEGLAVDRGIKFSDLRGTLAAWAVEFFGPETRTRFRPHFFPFTEPSAEVDVTCVMCGGSGCRLCKGSGWLEVMGAGMVHPKVLENVGYDPGEVSGFAFGMGVDRLVMLKYGISDIRSLLENDMRFLQSF, from the coding sequence ATGCAACAGAAGGTAGCTGAGATCAAGGATAGGATGATCCGTGACATAGAAGCTGCTGGTTCGGCATCCCACTTAGAGGAGGTTAGACGCTCATATCTCGGTAAGAAGGGAATTATAACTCAGCTACTAAGAGGCCTGGGTCAGATCGACCCCGGCGAGAGACCTTTGGTGGGGCGCCTTGTCAATGAGCTCAAGGATCTATGTGAGGCCGAGCTCGCCAAACGTGAGCAAGAGATCAAGTCGCGGGAGGCGCAAGAGGCCCTTAAGAAGGAAACCCTTGACATATCTATGCCCGGTAGACGGGTCTGGGTTGGAAGGAAGCACCCACTTACCAGAGGCTTCGATGAACTCGCCAGGATCTTCAGCAGAATGGGATTTGAGGTTGTCAAAGGACCAGAAGTAGAGCTAGACTATTATAATTTTGAGGCGTTGAATACCCCGCCTGATCACCCTTCCCGTGACATCCAGGATACATTTTACGTGTCCCCGAAGGTCGTTCTCAGGACCCATACCTCACCAGTCCAAATCAGAACCATGGAGTCTCGAAAGCCTCCGATCCGTGTCATCGTTCCGGGCAGGGCGTACAGGGCCGATGCCACCGATGCTTCTCATTCGCCGGTTTTTCACCAACTTGAGGGATTGGCCGTTGATCGTGGCATAAAGTTTTCGGATCTCCGTGGCACACTTGCCGCCTGGGCGGTGGAGTTTTTCGGCCCCGAGACTCGTACGCGCTTCCGGCCGCATTTCTTCCCATTTACCGAGCCAAGCGCGGAGGTGGATGTAACATGTGTAATGTGCGGCGGTTCTGGTTGCCGGCTCTGTAAGGGAAGCGGATGGTTGGAAGTAATGGGGGCAGGCATGGTGCACCCAAAGGTCCTTGAAAACGTTGGATATGACCCGGGAGAGGTCAGCGGATTTGCTTTTGGCATGGGAGTAGATCGTCTTGTGATGCTGAAATATGGGATCAGCGATATTCGTTCTCTTCTTGAAAACGATATGCGCTTCTTGCAGAGTTTTTAA